The genomic region AGCAAAATTAATCTTTTCCAAGGCTTTTACACCTGGAAATGATTTTTCAATATCAGTCATTTCTAACTTGTACTGACTCATGAACAACATCCCTCAATATAATTTGGTGGAGCACTATCGGCTCCACCATATCGAAACCTGTATCGATCCATGTCTATTTGATAGAACCGACTTCCTTGTACATCTGTATGTACTTGTCAACATTGTCACTGTTGACCAACGGGCAATCGATATTCATGTCAATCTGTGACTTTTCACCAGTCAACAGAGAATGGGAGGTAGCCAGCAAATTCTTTGCAAGTTCAAATGCATTCTGCAAACAGGTCGAAGTCATCTTTCCACTCTTGATCAGCAGACAAGCCTCCGCGGTACCATCGACACCATATGCAAGGATATGAGCATAAGCAGGATTATCCTTGACGACTTCCAAGGCACCTGCACACATATTGTCATTCATGGAAATGATTGCGTCGATACGGTCATTGGCCTGTACCCAGTCTTCCATGCAAGCCATTGCCTCATCCTTGTTCCAGTTGGCAATCTGCTCCCCTACAATCTTGACATCAGGTCTCTTGTCAAAGAATTCCTTCTGCCAGCTGACCCTTCTCTGATCCGCATGGAAATTTCCCGGAGGGCCAAGCAAAACAACCACATTGGCATTCTGTGGAACTTGGGTAAGTGCAGCACGGGCATTCACCGCAGCCTGTTCGTATGGATCTGCATCTACAGAAGAAGCACCTTTGATACCCGCTATACGGGCATTCGTAGTAATGCATTTTATTCCTGCTGCGACAACTTTCTCAGCATATGGTCGCTGGGATTCTCCGTTGTTAGGTTGGATAATAATGCAGTCAAACTGGTTCGTAATGGCATTTTCAATCAAAGAATTCTCAATGTCATCCGAAGCCTGCCCATCAAAGACACTCACATCAATGTCATCATACTTCTCAGCTTCAGCCTTTACGGAATTTGCCAGCCATGCTGCAAAAGAATCTGCCTGAGCCCTCGCAATATAGGCAACTTTGTAGACCTTCTGCCCAGAAGCAGTAGTCTGTTCATTCTGACCATTGGCAAACAAAGTACCCATGACCAGCAGTGACGCCAAAAGGGTCACCATACATTTTTTCATCTCATTTCCTCCTTTTACTTGCACAAAAATAATTATTTTTTTTCGCAAATATTATATTGTTTTTTAAGCATATCACATAAAAACAACCTGTCAAGAAAAAAATATAAATCAATTAATTACTTTTATTATAAATAATAAATATATCACACACTTTAATCAATTAGATAATAATCTACTTATTTTCGCAAATATTATAATATTTTTTCGCAAATAATAATTGACAAGAGAAACAATCCATGTAAACATCTTAAATGCAGAGGAGAAGACCAAACATGAAAGCATTGGTATTGGAAAAAGTCAGGACCTTGTCTCTCAGAGATTTCCCCATAGAAGACAGGCTGGCTGCTGATGACGTAAGGATAACACCTAAAAGAGTCGGTATCTGCGGCAGTGACATACATTACTATACACAGGGAAAAATCGGCAATTTTATCGTCAGCGAGCCTATGATACTAGGCCATGAAGCAAGCGGCATAGTAACTGAAGTAGGAGCAGACGTAACCGGGCTGAAGCAAGGAGACCGAGTCTGCATGGAACCGGGCATACCTGACTTCCATAGTTTTGAGACACTCAATGGCATGTACAATCTCGACCCATCCGTCAGATTCTGGGCAACCCCGCCCGTCCATGGATGCCTGCGGGAATCCTTCGTACATCCGGCAAGCCTTACTTTCAAGCTGCCGGACAACGTATCCTTTGAAGAAGGCGCCATCGTCGAGCCCGTAGCAATCGGCATGTATGCCGCAAAGAAAGCAAAGATTGAACCGGGAGACGTAGCATTGGTAATGGGCGCAGGAACCATCGGTATCGTGACAGCCCTTTCAGCACTTGCCTCAGGTTGTTCAAAAGTAATCATTTCAGATATCAAGGAAGAGAAGCTCAACATCATCAGGACCAACTACAGCGACAACCTCATTACCGTGAACACGACAAAAGAAAACCTGCTGGAAAAAGTAAAAGAAACAACGGCACGGGGAGTAGACATATTCTTCGAAGCCACCGGAGCAAGCG from Spirochaetia bacterium harbors:
- a CDS encoding NAD(P)-dependent alcohol dehydrogenase is translated as MKALVLEKVRTLSLRDFPIEDRLAADDVRITPKRVGICGSDIHYYTQGKIGNFIVSEPMILGHEASGIVTEVGADVTGLKQGDRVCMEPGIPDFHSFETLNGMYNLDPSVRFWATPPVHGCLRESFVHPASLTFKLPDNVSFEEGAIVEPVAIGMYAAKKAKIEPGDVALVMGAGTIGIVTALSALASGCSKVIISDIKEEKLNIIRTNYSDNLITVNTTKENLLEKVKETTARGVDIFFEATGASGILESFTKFVRPGGRAVLIGMPTGPVPLDVVGCQAKEITLYTLFRYVNMFEKSLRLISSGTLKVTPLITQRFAFSDAVNAFRFAAEGRTDTIKVMLNMEK
- a CDS encoding sugar ABC transporter substrate-binding protein, coding for MKKCMVTLLASLLVMGTLFANGQNEQTTASGQKVYKVAYIARAQADSFAAWLANSVKAEAEKYDDIDVSVFDGQASDDIENSLIENAITNQFDCIIIQPNNGESQRPYAEKVVAAGIKCITTNARIAGIKGASSVDADPYEQAAVNARAALTQVPQNANVVVLLGPPGNFHADQRRVSWQKEFFDKRPDVKIVGEQIANWNKDEAMACMEDWVQANDRIDAIISMNDNMCAGALEVVKDNPAYAHILAYGVDGTAEACLLIKSGKMTSTCLQNAFELAKNLLATSHSLLTGEKSQIDMNIDCPLVNSDNVDKYIQMYKEVGSIK